The following are encoded in a window of Brassica napus cultivar Da-Ae unplaced genomic scaffold, Da-Ae ScsIHWf_34;HRSCAF=63, whole genome shotgun sequence genomic DNA:
- the LOC106453702 gene encoding josephin-like protein, producing MEGSESQIYHERQRLQFCLLHSLNNLFQDKNAFTRESLNSIAESLVADDPNKETWTTPLSFLLKPHHNTLTGNYDVNVMIAALEGKGKSVAWHDKRHGASSIDLGADNLMGVVLNVPVKRYGGIWRSRHWVVMRKINGVWYNLDSDLVVPRPFKGEDEVRGFLDQNLSLGSEVLLVNNAIPYSQLYSRKLLLLPRNMSATGTKRCNANTKPVTSGKQSSAKGPYYKSPGRTTSCGLRLPRKTEVTAARLIKHLSCKFVKGLRLVVMRKNKKKRSPPLKASSTGRSQPSVISVANDTCRSEAIEDCIQFINSSTSFTRSSSASCRTS from the exons ATGGAGGGAAGCGAATCTCAGATCTATCACGAGCGACAAAGACTTCAGTTTTGCCTCCTGCACTCCCTCAACAATCTATTTCAG GACAAGAACGCATTCACACGGGAAAGCTTGAACTCAATCGCGGAGAGCCTCGTGGCCGATGACCCGAACAAAGAAACGTGGACGACGCCTCTCTCCTTCCTCCTCAAGCCTCACCACAACACGCTCACAGGGAACTACGACGTGAACGTGATGATCGCAGCTCTGGAAGGGAAAGGCAAGAGTGTTGCTTGGCATGATAAGCGCCATGGAGCTTCTTCGATCGATCTTGGTGCAGATAACCTAATGGGTGTTGTGCTGAATGTTCCTGTGAAACGGTATGGTGGGATTTGGAGAAGCAGGCATTGGGTTGTGATGAGGAAGATCAATGGAGTCTGGTATAACTTGGATAGTGATCTCGTTGTGCCAAGGCCGTTTAAAGGGGAAGATGAAGTTAGGGGGTTCTTGGATCAGAATCTGAGTTTAGGTTCCGAGGTTTTGCTAGTGAACAATGCT atccCATACTCTCAACTCTATTCTCGTAAACTGCTCTTACTCCCTAGAAACATGTCGGCTACAGGAACAAAACGGTGCAATGCAAACACTAAACCAGTAACTTCTGGTAAGCAATCCTCAGCCAAGGGACCTTATTATAAGAGCCCGGGACGCACAACGAGCTGTGGCTTGAGGCTGCCGAGAAAAACAGAAGTCACGGCAGCAAGGCTGATCAAGCATCTCAGCTGTAAATTCGTCAAAGGGTTACGTCTAGTGGTGATgaggaagaataagaagaagagatcTCCACCGTTGAAGGCTTCTTCCACCGGTAGATCTCAGCCTTCCGTCATCTCTGTGGCTAATGATACCTGTAGATCAGAGGCTATAGAAGACTGCATACAGTTCATAAACTCCTCGACCTCGTTCACAAGATCAAGTTCCGCCAGTTGCCGTACATCTTAA
- the LOC125603548 gene encoding LOW QUALITY PROTEIN: uncharacterized protein LOC125603548 (The sequence of the model RefSeq protein was modified relative to this genomic sequence to represent the inferred CDS: substituted 1 base at 1 genomic stop codon), with product MIEMVNDNXRSGPREEVCTFKAGHYEALPVSIHMETFVSYGLAFYFGGTVLISNMRL from the coding sequence ATGATTGAAATGGTGAATGATAATTGAAGAAGTGGGCCACGTGAGGAAGTATGTACTTTTAAAGCGGGGCATTACGAAGCCCTTCCTGTCTCCATCCACATGGAAACGTTTGTTTCTTACGGTCTTGCCTTCTACTTTGGTGGTACGGTCCTGATAAGTAACATGCGACTGTAA
- the LOC106451518 gene encoding sodium-dependent phosphate transport protein 1, chloroplastic: MNARALLYSPNLHPLYTSNRPPETSPRNRRTLKPDPKSLRIWIHQRNRSSVFRVLVRSSDKRESSNSSYAETIKEGREIVNGNGVVSDSLSSVPWWEEFPKRWVIVLLCFSAFLLCNMDRVNMSIAILPMSAEYGWNPATVGLIQSSFFWGYLLTQIAGGIWADTVGGKMVLGFGVVWWSIATILTPIAAKLGLPFLLVVRAFMGVGEGVAMPAMNNILSKWVPVQERSRSLALVYSGMYLGSVTGLAFSPFLIHQFGWPSVFYSFGSLGTVWLTLWLTKAESSPIEDLSLLPEERKLIADNCASKEPVKSIPWRLILSKPPVWALIGCHFCHNWGTFILLTWMPTYYHQVLKFNLMESGLLSVFPWLTMAISANAGGWIADTLVSRGFSVTNVRKIMQTIGFLGPAFFLTQLKHIDSPAMAVLCMACSQGTDAFSQSGLYSNHQDIAPRYSGVLLGLSNTAGVLAGVLGTAATGHILQHGSWDDVFTISVGLYLVGTVVWNLFSTGEKIID; the protein is encoded by the exons ATGAACGCGAGAGCTCTTCTCTACTCCCCGAACCTCCACCCTCTCTACACTTCAAATCGTCCACCTGAGACCTCTCCTCGCAACCGCCGGACTCTAAAACCTGATCCGAAGTCGTTACGGATATGGATTCACCAGCGGAACAGGTCCAGCGTTTTCCGGGTGCTAGTTCGGAGCTCCGACAAGAGAGAGAGCAGTAACTCGTCGTATGCAGAGACTATAAAAGAAGGTCGAGAGATAGTGAACGGAAACGGCGTCGTATCGGATTCGCTAAGCTCGGTTCCATGGTGGGAAGAGTTTCCGAAGCGGTGGGTGATTGTGCTTCTCTGTTTCTCAGCTTTTCTTCTCTGCAATATGGACAGA GTGAACATGAGCATAGCAATACTTCCCATGTCGGCTGAGTATGGTTGGAATCCAGCAACAGTTGGGTTGATTCAGTCTTCCTTCTTCTGGGGTTACCTTCTCACTCAA ATAGCTGGAGGGATATGGGCAGACACGGTAGGTGGCAAAATGGTTCTTGGATTCGGCGTTGTATGGTGGTCCATCGCTACAATACTTACTCCTATCGCAGCCAAACTCGGTCTCCCGTTCTTGCTCGTTGTTCGTGCTTTCATGGGAGTTGGCGAG GGTGTTGCGATGCCTGCTATGAACAATATATTGTCCAAGTGGGTGCCTGTGCAAGAGAGAAGCAGATCTCTCGCGCTTGTTTACAGCGGAATGTACCTTGGATCCGTCACCGGTTTAGCCTTTTCGCCTTTCTTGATTCATCAGTTTGGTTGGCCTTCAGTGTTTTACTCTTTTGGGTCGCTTGGAACTGTGTGGTTGACTCTCTGGCTAACTAAG GCAGAGAGTTCACCAATTGAAGATCTATCGTTGCTCCCTGAAGAAAGGAAGTTGATTGCAGACAACTGTGCCAGCAAAGAGCCGGTGAAGTCGATCCCGTGGAGGTTGATATTGTCGAAACCGCCGGTTTGGGCTCTTATTGGTTGCCATTTTTGTCACAACTGGGGAACGTTCATTCTCTTGACCTGGATGCCAACTTATTACCATCAA GTGTTGAAGTTCAACCTAATGGAATCAGGACTTCTCTCAGTATTTCCATGGCTGACAATGGCGATTTCTGCAAATGCTGGAGGATGGATCGCTGATACACTCGTTAGCCGAGGTTTCTCCGTTACGAATGTCCGCAAG ATAATGCAAACAATTGGGTTTCTTGGACCAGCGTTCTTTCTAACACAGCTGAAACACATTGATTCTCCTGCAATGGCCGTTTTGTGCATGGCTTGTAGCCAAGGGACTGATGCCTTCTCCCAGTCTGGTTTGTACTCTAACCATCAAGACATTGCTCCAAGATACTCT GGAGTGTTACTTGGTTTGTCTAACACAGCTGGAGTACTTGCCGGAGTTCTTGGCACAGCCGCCACTGGTCACATCTTACAACACG GTTCTTGGGATGACGTTTTCACGATTTCGGTCGGTCTTTACCTTGTCGGGACTGTCGTTTGGAACCTATTTTCAACCGGAGAGAAGATCATTGATTGA
- the LOC125603549 gene encoding phosphomethylpyrimidine synthase, chloroplastic — MSSVHSSTLMSVVCNNNNKNHSAWPKLPNSSLLPGFDVVVQAAAVRFKKDTTTTRATLTFDPPTTNSERAKQRKHTIDPSSPDFQPIPSFEECFPKSTKEHIEVVHEVSGHVLKVPFRRVHLSGGEPAFDNYDTSGPQNVNPHAGLAKLRKEWIDRREKLGTPRYTQMYYAKQGIITEEMLYCATREKLDPEFVRSEVARGRAIIPSNKKHLELEPMIVGRKFLVKVNANIGNSAVASSIEEEVYKVQWATMWGADTIMDLSTGRHIHETREWILRNSAVPVGTVPIYQALEKVDGIAENLTWEVFRETLIEQAEQGVDYFTIHAGVLLRYIPLTAKRMTGIVSRGGSIHAKWCLAYHKENFAYEHWDDILDICNQYDVALSIGDGLRPGSIYDANDTAQFAELLTQGELTRRAWEKDVQVMNEGPGHVPMNKIPENMQKQLEWCNEAPFYTLGPLTTDIAPGYDHITSAIGAANIGALGTALLCYVTPKEHLGLPNRDDVKAGVIAYKIAAHAADLAKQHPHAQAWDDALSKARFEFRWMDQFALSLDPMTAMSFHDETLPADGAKVAHFCSMCGPKFCSMKITEDIRKYAEENGYGTAEEALRKGMEAMSQEFNVAKKTISGEQHGEVGGEIYLPESYVKANQK, encoded by the exons ATGTCTTCCGTACACAGTAGTACTTTGATGTCTGTCGtatgcaacaacaacaacaagaaccaCTCCGCCTGGCCCAAACTTCCAAACTCTTCCTTACTACCTGGATTCGATGTTGTTGTCCAAGCTGCTGCCGTTCGGTTCAAGAAAGACACAACAACCACAAGAGCCACGTTGACGTTTGATCCACCAACCACTAACTCAGAGAGAGCCAAGCAGAGAAAACACACCATCGACCCTTCTTCTCCTGATTTTCAGCCAATCCCATCGTTCGAGGAATGCTTCCCTAAGAGCACTAAAGAACACAT TGAGGTTGTTCATGAGGTATCTGGTCATGTTCTCAAAGTTCCTTTCAGACGTGTGCATCTGTCTGGTGGTGAGCCAGCTTTTGATAACTACGACACTAGTGGTCCTCAAAATGTTAACCCACACGCCG GGCTTGCTAAGCTAAGGAAGGAGTGGATTGATCGTCGCGAGAAGCTAGGAACACCAAGGTACACCCAAATGTACTACGCAAAGCAAGGAATCATAACCGAGGAGATGCTCTACTGCGCTACCAGGGAGAAGCTCGACCCTGAGTTTGTGAGATCAGAAGTTGCTCGTGGGAGAGCCATTATCCCTTCCAACAAGAAGCATTTGGAGCTTGAACCGATGATTGTCGGTAGAAAGTTCTTGGTCAAGGTCAATGCCAATATCGGAAACTCAGCTGTTGCGAGCTCCATAGAAGAAGAAGTCTACAAGGTTCAGTGGGCGACCATGTGGGGAGCTGACACGATCATGGACCTCTCAACTGGTCGTCACATCCACGAGACGCGCGAGTGGATCCTAAGGAACTCAGCTGTTCCTGTCGGCACCGTCCCCATTTACCAGGCCCTAGAGAAAGTGGATGGTATTGCTGAGAATCTTACCTGGGAAGTGTTCAGAGAGACTCTTATTGAACAAGCCGAGCAAGGTGTGGACTACTTCACTATCCACGCTGGTGTTCTGCTGCGTTACATTCCTTTAACAGCTAAGCGTATGACTGGAATCGTTTCTCGTGGAGGATCCATCCATGCTAAGTGGTGCTTGGCTTACCACAAGGAGAACTTTGCCTATGAGCACTGGGATGATATTCTAGACATCTGTAACCAGTATGATGTGGCTCTTTCGATAGGTGATGGTCTTAGACCTGGATCCATCTATGATGCTAATGACACTGCTCAGTTTGCTGAGCTTCTTACTCAAGGTGAACTAACTCGCCGAGCATGGGAGAAAGATGTGCAG gTGATGAATGAAGGGCCAGGGCATGTGCCAATGAACAAGATTCCAGAGAATATGCAGAAGCAGCTTGAATGGTGTAACGAGGCACCATTCTACACACTTGGTCCATTGACTACTGATATAGCTCCTGGATATGATCACATCACCTCTGCCATTGGAGCTGCCAATATTGGAGCCTTGGGCACAGCTCTTCTTTGCTATGTAACACCTAAAGAGCATCTCGGGTTACCAAACAGAGACGATGTGAAGGCTGGGGTTATAGCTTACAAGATAGCCGCACATGCAGCTGATCTAGCCAAGCAGCATCCACATGCACAGGCGTGGGACGATGCGCTGAGCAAGGCGCGGTTTGAGTTTAGGTGGATGGATCAGTTTGCTTTGTCCTTGGACCCTATGACCGCTATGTCCTTCCATGATGAGACACTTCCGGCTGATGGAGCCAAGGTTGCACACTTCTGCTCCATGTGTGGACCAAAATTCTGCTCCATGAAGATAACTGAAGACATCAGGAAGTATGCAGAGGAGAATGGTTATGGCACTGCTGAGGAAGCTCTCAGAAAAGGGATGGAGGCTATGAGTCAAGAGTTCAATGTTGCAAAGAAAACCATCAGCGGAGAGCAGCACGGTGAAGTTGGTGGTGAAATCTACTTGCCAGAGAGCTATGTCAAGGCTAATCAGAAGTAA
- the LOC125603547 gene encoding uncharacterized protein LOC125603547 codes for MGVKVAPYTSPFLQWASSSQTLASGAISSRRQRLNRPSLFGTPLLYRSKSCELSKPTKTQSFRRVSSASFSDEEFSKKIQELTLRFNHERDANEMVHLSSIEMKANSVHLPLSLRIIKKKPQWDEGVKQAACDSMSKAFSSMVSMIQELQSFTLHMRETLFYQDLQGILVRVREEMHASFVWLFRQVFSATPTLMVYVMLLLANFTVYSLGANSALAAAATPTSTVAEVATVSETNDKIDSSVVKSFFIPSPTVDGSNNGGGGNIRPVLSGTDGDGFDVPEGPSRLSSSTFGSTISTETSVSGQDEVRLWNSIVEEAEEMQYNVLDHETRKWFVSPLDARVEAEKDIDYFRTELLYQTGLSQEPDNPLLLANYAQFLYIVSYDYDRAEEYFKRAVGVEPKDAEALSKYATFLWRARDDLWAAEETFLEAIDADPTNSFYAANYANFLWNTGGDETCFPLEESHEDNI; via the exons TTCGGAACGCCACTACTCTATCGCTCCAAGTCCTGTGAACTATCCAAACCAACCAAAACGCAGTCGTTTCGAAGAGTTTCTAGCGCAAGCTTCTCCGACGAGGAGTTTTCGAAAAAGATCCAAGAGCTAACTCTCAGATTCAACCACGAGAGAGATGCCAACGAGATGGTGCACTTGTCGAGTATCGAAATGAAAGCAAACAGCGTCCATCTCCCTCTCTCCCTTCGTATCATAAAGAAGAAGCCACAATGGGACGAAGGAGTCAAACAAGCCGCGTGCGACTCCATGAGCAAAGCCTTCTCGTCGATGGTGTCCATGATTCAAGAGCTTCAGAGCTTCACGTTACACATGAGAGAGACTCTCTTCTACCAAGACTTGCAAGGGATCTTGGTGCGCGTTAGAGAAGAGATGCACGCATCGTTCGTCTGGTTGTTCCGACAAGTTTTCTCCGCCACGCCTACGTTGATGGTGTACGTCATGTTACTCCTCGCCAACTTCACGGTTTATTCACTCGGTGCCAACTCTGCTTTAGCAGCCGCCGCGACGCCGACCAGCACCGTGGCAGAGGTAGCAACCGTCAGTGAAACAAACGACAAGATCGATTCCTCGGTGGTTAAATCGTTTTTTATTCCATCTCCCACGGTCGACGGTAGCAACAACGGCGGCGGTGGAAACATCAGGCCGGTGTTAAGCGGGACAGATGGTGATGGATTCGATGTACCAGAAGGACCTTCGCGGTTGTCATCTTCGACATTTGGGTCAACGATTAGTACAGAGACATCAGTGTCGGGACAAGATGAAGTTAGGCTGTGGAACTCGATTGTGGAGGAAGCAGAGGAAATGCAGTACAATGTGTTGGATCACGAGACGAGGAAGTGGTTCGTGTCTCCTTTGGATGCTCGAGTGGAAGCAGAGAAGGACATTGATTACTTCAGAACAGAGCTTCTCTACCAAACAGGACTGTCTCAAGAGCCTGATAATCCTCTGCTTCTTGCTAACTACGCTCAGTTCCTCTACATCGTCTCCTATGATTATGACAg AGCAGAGGAGTACTTCAAGAGAGCAGTAGGAGTGGAACCCAAAGACGCGGAGGCGCTGAGTAAATACGCCACGTTCTTATGGAGAGCACGGGATGATCTTTGGGCGGCCGAGGAAACTTTCTTGGAAGCAATCGATGCCGATCCCACCAACTCTTTCTACGCCGCTAATTACGCTAATTTCTTATGGAACACCGGCGGTGATGAGACGTGTTTCCCTCTCGAGGAGTCTCACGAAGACAACATCTAG
- the LOC106365952 gene encoding uncharacterized protein LOC106365952 yields MAARKLGSLLRQHFFSLFFLFVGCFFFPKGGDLRQKRRKKKKLRTVTSGSGLSSSWTYLKRVFLSTTRISKSRNQTHPNGPLTTLTSARSSQNSLVTLVQPDPETRTENGFSDISSSDSPPFLPLRSEIFPCTTCGEIFPKTTLLEHHIAIKHAVSELVDGESSTNIVKIIFKSGWPEQGDNKKIPEIHRILKIHNSPKILARFEEYREFVKAKAARGSGNGRWDDERCVVDGNELLRFYCSTFMCSLGQNGSSGLCGHQYCSICGIIGSGFSPKLDGIATFATGWRGHVAVPEEVEEEFGFMNVKRAMLVCRVVAGRVGCDLIADDDVDKSGGGYDSLVGQGSGSKSGALLRIDDEELLVFNPRAVLPCFVIVYTV; encoded by the coding sequence ATGGCGGCGCGAAAACTAGGGTCGTTGTTACGGCAgcatttcttctctctcttctttctcttcgtCGGCTGTTTCTTCTTCCCCAAAGGAGGTGACTTgagacagaagaggaggaagaagaagaagcttagaACGGTCACTTCCGGTTCCGGTTTATCCTCTTCTTGGACGTACTTAAAACGGGTTTTCTTATCCACGACGAGGATATCCAAATCCCGCAACCAAACACACCCTAACGGCCCCTTAACGACTCTGACCTCCGCTAGATCGTCTCAGAACTCCCTCGTCACTCTCGTACAACCCGACCCGGAAACCCGTACCGAAAACGGGTTCTCGGATATCTCCTCGTCGGATTCTCCCCCGTTTCTCCCTCTCCGCAGCGAGATCTTCCCTTGCACGACGTGCGGCGAGATATTCCCCAAAACAACCCTCCTCGAGCACCACATCGCGATCAAACACGCCGTCTCGGAGCTCGTCGACGGCGAGTCGAGCACCAACATCGTGAAGATCATATTCAAATCGGGCTGGCCGGAGCAAGGCGACAACAAGAAGATCCCGGAGATCCACCGGATCCTGAAAATCCACAACAGCCCGAAGATTCTCGCGAGGTTCGAGGAGTATCGCGAGTTCGTCAAGGCGAAAGCCGCTCGCGGCAGCGGGAACGGACGGTGGGACGACGAGCGGTGCGTCGTCGACGGGAACGAGCTCCTGAGATTCTACTGCTCGACGTTCATGTGTAGCCTAGGGCAGAACGGTAGCTCCGGTCTCTGCGGTCATCAGTACTGCAGCATCTGCGGGATCATCGGATCCGGATTCTCGCCGAAGCTCGACGGGATCGCGACGTTCGCGACGGGGTGGAGAGGACACGTGGCGGTTCCTgaggaggtggaggaggagTTTGGGTTTATGAACGTGAAACGGGCCATGCTGGTTTGTCGGGTGGTAGCGGGTCGGGTCGGGTGTGATTTGATTGCGGATGATGACGTGGACAAGAGTGGCGGAGGGTATGATTCTCTGGTTGGGCAAGGGAGTGGGAGCAAGAGTGGGGCCCTGTTGAGGATCGACGATGAGGAGCTTCTGGTGTTTAATCCAAGGGCTGTGCTTCCTTGTTTTGTGATAGTCTATACTGTGTAA